One window from the genome of Dyadobacter sp. CECT 9275 encodes:
- a CDS encoding carboxypeptidase-like regulatory domain-containing protein, with protein MILITCFFCVPDCHAQKLLDKRITVSVKAKPVAEVLKLIGQQGQFAFSYNSDIIPGDSVVSISMSAQVRQVLDRLLLGKYLYKDTGNYIIIQKAPPERYAYISGVVVDGETQEAVDYASVYSREHLISALTDADGSFKLRLRHHQFPVTLTISKIGYADTSVVLHSETDAGMKISIHQKSIDLDTLTITNGSDSRFWLARLLVSSRLRAQSRNITRFFVTSPFQVGLTPGLSTHGKMASQITNKVSLNVYGSYTAGVNGVELSGLFNISRKDVRYLQMANMFNIVSGNMKGVQIAGISNVTQGNASGTQLSGLGNVSGGTVRGVQLAFLFNYAKNLRGVQVALVNLADSSSGYSVGLLNIVKKGSGAIAVFASEMVPWNVAWKTGNKKLYNIFNMGASMDRTKKAFLFGLGLGHESALSSTLRLNTEITFQKGYLGDWDKCAAIYQLHTGLNLKLAKRLSLIGGPSFSVFQSEQKEFRAGYQSFSDKGFFHFNTGHQVQGWLGWRGGLSWNYGRR; from the coding sequence ATGATTTTGATAACCTGCTTTTTTTGCGTACCGGATTGCCACGCACAAAAACTGCTCGACAAGCGCATTACTGTTTCCGTTAAAGCTAAGCCGGTGGCAGAGGTTTTAAAATTGATCGGGCAGCAGGGGCAGTTTGCTTTTTCGTATAATAGTGACATTATCCCCGGTGACAGCGTCGTGAGTATTTCCATGTCGGCACAGGTGCGGCAGGTGCTGGACAGGCTGCTTTTGGGAAAATACCTTTACAAGGATACCGGGAACTATATTATAATCCAAAAGGCTCCGCCGGAGAGATATGCTTACATCAGCGGGGTTGTGGTGGATGGTGAAACGCAGGAAGCCGTGGATTATGCCAGTGTTTATTCCAGGGAGCATTTGATTTCCGCACTGACCGACGCGGACGGTTCCTTTAAACTTCGCTTGCGTCATCATCAGTTTCCAGTCACTCTCACAATCAGTAAGATTGGGTATGCTGATACTTCCGTAGTACTGCATTCCGAAACTGATGCGGGGATGAAAATCAGCATTCATCAGAAGTCGATAGACCTGGATACACTGACCATCACAAATGGAAGTGACAGTAGATTCTGGCTTGCGAGATTATTGGTTTCTTCGCGCCTCAGAGCGCAAAGTCGGAATATTACCCGCTTTTTTGTTACCTCTCCTTTTCAGGTAGGCCTTACGCCGGGTTTGAGCACGCATGGAAAAATGGCATCACAAATTACCAACAAGGTTTCTCTGAACGTCTATGGCAGTTATACTGCCGGCGTGAACGGGGTGGAGCTATCGGGACTTTTTAATATTTCCCGTAAGGATGTGAGGTATCTGCAGATGGCCAACATGTTCAATATTGTGTCGGGAAATATGAAGGGCGTTCAAATTGCGGGGATCAGTAACGTAACACAAGGAAATGCTAGCGGGACACAACTGAGCGGATTGGGTAATGTGAGCGGAGGTACGGTCCGAGGAGTACAATTGGCTTTTTTGTTTAATTATGCCAAAAATCTGAGGGGCGTTCAGGTAGCTTTGGTTAATCTGGCCGATAGTTCTTCCGGGTACAGTGTAGGCTTGCTGAATATTGTAAAAAAAGGAAGTGGTGCCATCGCTGTTTTTGCCAGCGAAATGGTGCCATGGAATGTTGCCTGGAAAACAGGAAATAAAAAATTGTACAATATCTTTAATATGGGTGCTTCCATGGACCGTACAAAAAAAGCCTTTCTCTTCGGTTTGGGCTTAGGTCATGAATCTGCCCTGAGTTCAACACTACGTCTGAATACAGAAATTACTTTTCAGAAAGGTTATTTGGGCGACTGGGATAAGTGTGCCGCCATCTATCAGTTACATACAGGGCTTAATCTGAAGCTTGCAAAGCGGCTGTCATTAATTGGCGGGCCGTCTTTTTCCGTTTTTCAATCGGAGCAAAAGGAATTTCGAGCCGGGTACCAGTCTTTTTCTGATAAGGGATTTTTTCATTTCAATACCGGGCACCAGGTGCAAGGCTGGCTGGGATGGCGCGGCGGTCTGAGCTGGAATTACGGACGACGCTAG